The Cucurbita pepo subsp. pepo cultivar mu-cu-16 unplaced genomic scaffold, ASM280686v2 Cp4.1_scaffold001712, whole genome shotgun sequence genome includes a region encoding these proteins:
- the LOC111786469 gene encoding uncharacterized protein LOC111786469 — protein sequence MNRSFRALESQIQAPAKPRQQQVGGLRASVMKDKEEELALFLEMRKREKERNDLLSNNVEEFDAPLGTKPGTSPIFNISSATPAPTRKTGADDFLNSDNDKNDYDW from the exons ATGAATCGTAGTTTTAGGGCTTTGGAATCGCAAATACAAGCTCCGGCAAAGCCGCGGCAGCAGCAAGTTGGAGGACTGAGGGCGTCGGTTATGAAAGATAAGGAGGAGGAGCTTGCGTTGTTTTTAGAAATGAGAAAGCGTGAGAAAGAGAGGAATGATCTTCTCTCTAATAACGTGGAAGAGTTCGATGCGCCTTTAG GAACAAAACCAGGAACTTCtccaatatttaatatctcaTCAGCTACCCCAGCTCCTACTCGCAAGACTGGTGCCGATGATTTTCTTAATTCTGACaatgataaaaatgattatgatTGGTAA